The following are encoded in a window of Streptomyces griseiscabiei genomic DNA:
- a CDS encoding GbsR/MarR family transcriptional regulator — MPGGRLTQQERQQIALGLADGLAYAEIARRLDRPTSTITREVMRNGGPTAYRADLAHRATERRAHRRRQAAPHEARTPDRAHGRDAEAVREFEETFTTVMMASGMPAMMARVMACLTLTDSGSLTAAELAQRLQVSPASISKAVAFLEGQGMVRREQGERRRERYVVDDDVWYQSMIASARAVAQIVVIARQGVGVLGTGTPASARLENVARFLDFVAESTLRAAEQAREVLHTKPRTPTEEPG; from the coding sequence ATGCCGGGAGGCAGGCTCACCCAGCAGGAACGCCAGCAGATCGCGCTAGGGCTGGCCGACGGCCTCGCCTACGCCGAGATCGCCAGACGGCTCGACCGCCCGACCTCGACGATCACCCGCGAGGTCATGCGCAACGGCGGCCCCACCGCCTACCGCGCCGACCTCGCCCACCGCGCCACCGAGCGCCGCGCGCACCGGCGCCGCCAGGCCGCTCCGCATGAGGCCCGGACGCCCGACCGGGCTCATGGGCGCGACGCCGAAGCCGTACGGGAGTTCGAGGAGACCTTCACGACGGTCATGATGGCCTCGGGCATGCCCGCGATGATGGCCCGGGTGATGGCCTGCCTCACCCTCACCGACTCCGGCAGCCTCACCGCGGCCGAGCTGGCGCAGCGCCTCCAGGTCAGCCCGGCGTCCATCTCCAAGGCGGTCGCGTTCCTCGAAGGCCAGGGGATGGTCCGCCGTGAGCAGGGCGAGCGCCGCCGTGAGCGCTACGTCGTCGACGACGACGTCTGGTACCAGTCGATGATCGCCAGTGCCCGTGCCGTCGCCCAGATCGTCGTGATCGCCCGCCAGGGCGTGGGCGTCCTCGGCACCGGCACCCCCGCGAGCGCCCGGCTGGAGAACGTCGCCCGCTTCCTCGACTTCGTCGCCGAGAGCACCCTCCGCGCCGCCGAACAGGCCCGTGAGGTCCTCCACACCAAGCCGCGCACGCCCACGGAGGAGCCCGGGTAG
- a CDS encoding DUF4097 family beta strand repeat-containing protein, producing MQKFDTPAPIAAVLHINAGRVQIIAADRTDTTVEIRPADASRSRDVRAAEEATVDYRDGVLRIDTPKAKSELFGPSGTLEVTVQLPSGSRVEAKAAAAEFRGVGRLGDVAIDGAHGQVKLDETASARLNLLAGDALIGRLDGPADITSGKGDLRVTEAVRGTVTLSTGHGKISIGAAAGVSASLDAGTSYGRVRNSLKNTEGADAQLDIRATTGYGDIDAHSL from the coding sequence ATGCAGAAGTTCGACACCCCCGCCCCGATCGCCGCCGTCCTCCACATCAATGCCGGGCGGGTGCAGATCATCGCCGCCGACCGCACCGACACCACCGTGGAGATCCGGCCCGCCGACGCTTCCAGGAGCCGCGACGTCAGGGCCGCCGAGGAGGCCACGGTCGACTACCGCGACGGCGTCCTGCGGATCGACACCCCGAAGGCGAAGAGCGAGCTGTTCGGCCCCTCCGGAACCCTGGAGGTCACCGTCCAGCTGCCGTCCGGCTCCCGCGTCGAGGCGAAGGCGGCCGCCGCCGAGTTCCGCGGGGTCGGACGGCTGGGCGATGTGGCCATCGACGGTGCGCACGGGCAGGTCAAGCTCGACGAGACCGCGAGCGCCCGGCTGAACCTGCTGGCCGGCGACGCCCTGATCGGCCGTCTGGACGGCCCCGCCGACATCACCAGCGGCAAGGGCGACCTGCGTGTCACCGAGGCCGTACGCGGCACGGTCACCCTGAGCACCGGGCACGGCAAGATCTCGATCGGCGCCGCCGCCGGTGTCTCGGCCTCCCTGGACGCCGGCACCTCCTACGGCCGCGTCCGCAACTCCCTCAAGAACACCGAGGGCGCCGACGCCCAGCTCGACATCCGCGCCACCACCGGCTACGGCGACATCGACGCCCACAGCCTCTGA
- a CDS encoding ATP-binding cassette domain-containing protein — MTDPAIAANGLRKSYGDKVVLDGIDLTVPEGTIFSLLGPNGAGKTTAVKILSTLISPGAGSGGIRVGGHDVVADPQAVRAAIGVTGQFSAVDGLITGEENMLLMADLHHLPRSEGRRVTAELLGRFDLVEAAKKPASTYSGGMKRRLDIAMTLVGSPRIIFLDEPTTGLDPRSRHNMWQIIRELVSDGVTVFLTTQYLEEADELADRIAVLHDGRIAAEGSAEELKRLVPGGHVRLRFTDPTAYQSAAAVLREVTRDDEALALQLPSGGTQRELRAVLDQLDAAGVEADALTVHTPDLDDVFFALTGPTTATGTRTVPDQPKETVR, encoded by the coding sequence ATGACCGACCCGGCCATCGCGGCGAACGGGCTGCGCAAGTCCTACGGCGACAAGGTCGTGCTCGACGGCATCGACCTGACCGTCCCGGAGGGGACGATCTTCTCCCTGCTGGGCCCGAACGGCGCCGGCAAGACCACCGCCGTGAAGATCCTCTCCACCCTGATCTCGCCCGGCGCCGGCTCCGGCGGGATCCGCGTCGGCGGTCACGACGTCGTCGCCGACCCGCAGGCGGTGCGCGCCGCGATCGGGGTCACCGGGCAGTTCTCCGCGGTCGACGGGCTGATCACCGGCGAGGAGAACATGCTCCTCATGGCCGACCTGCACCACCTGCCCAGGAGCGAGGGGCGACGGGTCACCGCCGAACTGCTGGGACGCTTCGACCTGGTGGAGGCCGCGAAGAAGCCGGCCTCGACCTACTCCGGCGGCATGAAGCGGCGGCTCGACATCGCCATGACCCTCGTCGGCTCGCCCCGGATCATCTTCCTCGACGAGCCCACCACCGGCCTCGACCCCCGCTCCCGCCACAACATGTGGCAGATCATCCGCGAACTCGTCTCCGACGGCGTCACCGTCTTCCTCACCACCCAGTACCTGGAGGAGGCCGACGAACTCGCCGACCGCATCGCCGTCCTCCACGACGGAAGGATCGCCGCCGAAGGCAGCGCGGAAGAACTCAAGCGCCTCGTCCCGGGCGGCCATGTCCGCCTCCGCTTCACCGACCCGACGGCGTATCAGTCGGCCGCCGCCGTCCTGCGCGAGGTCACCCGCGACGACGAGGCCCTCGCCCTCCAGCTCCCCAGCGGCGGCACCCAGCGCGAACTGCGCGCAGTGCTCGACCAGTTGGACGCCGCCGGCGTCGAGGCCGACGCACTCACCGTGCACACCCCCGACCTCGACGACGTGTTCTTCGCCCTCACCGGCCCCACCACCGCCACCGGGACACGGACCGTCCCCGACCAGCCCAAGGAGACCGTCCGATGA
- a CDS encoding ABC transporter permease, which translates to MSALALAVRDSNTMLRRNLLHARRYPSLTLNLLLTPIMLLLLFVYIFGDVMSAGIGGSDRSDYIAYIVPGILLMTVGGTVVGTAVSVSTDMNEGIIARFRTMAIHRGSILIGHVVGSVLQCVASVVLVGGVGVAIGFRSTDATVLEWLAAFGLLVLFSLALTWIAVGMGLSSPNAEAAANSAQPLILLPLISSAFIPADTMPGWFRPIAEYQPFTPAIETLRGLLLGTEIGHNGWLALAWTLALATLGYLWSTKKFNTDPK; encoded by the coding sequence ATGAGCGCCCTCGCCCTCGCCGTCCGCGACTCGAACACCATGCTGCGCCGCAACCTCCTGCACGCGCGCCGCTATCCGTCCCTCACCCTGAACCTGCTGCTGACCCCGATCATGCTGTTGCTGCTCTTCGTCTACATCTTCGGCGACGTGATGAGCGCGGGCATCGGCGGCAGCGACCGCTCGGACTACATCGCCTACATCGTCCCGGGCATCCTGCTGATGACCGTCGGCGGCACCGTCGTCGGGACCGCGGTGTCCGTCTCCACCGACATGAACGAGGGCATCATCGCCCGCTTCCGGACGATGGCGATCCACCGCGGTTCCATCCTCATCGGGCATGTCGTCGGCAGTGTGCTGCAGTGCGTGGCGAGTGTGGTCCTCGTCGGCGGCGTCGGGGTGGCGATCGGCTTCCGGTCCACGGACGCCACGGTCCTGGAGTGGCTGGCCGCGTTCGGGCTGCTCGTCCTCTTCTCGCTGGCCCTCACCTGGATCGCGGTCGGCATGGGCCTGTCCAGCCCCAACGCGGAGGCCGCCGCCAACAGCGCCCAGCCGCTGATCCTGCTGCCGCTGATCTCCAGCGCCTTCATCCCGGCCGACACGATGCCGGGCTGGTTCCGGCCCATCGCCGAGTACCAGCCCTTCACCCCCGCCATCGAGACCCTGCGCGGCCTCCTCCTCGGCACCGAGATCGGCCACAACGGCTGGCTCGCCCTCGCCTGGACCCTGGCCCTCGCGACCCTCGGCTACCTCTGGTCCACCAAGAAGTTCAACACCGACCCGAAGTGA
- a CDS encoding LacI family DNA-binding transcriptional regulator yields the protein MTRKSAEGGGRTTIRDVAARAGVSAATVSRVLGGVYPVSAATRTQVLRVVRELDYVADARAKAIAGAGTPTLGFVLDDITGPSFALMAHGVEREATRLGHLCLVCSTDGDAAHESDFIETMRAQRAAAVILVGGGADTPEYRSRTARFADALAAAGSRLVLCGRPPLDPGAPVTVIEYDNEGGAYALCAHVLSRGHRRILFLGGEPEHTTAQGRERGYLAAHHARGVEADPALRLAGDFTRDSGYRSMRRALETGLDFTAVMAATDMVAAGALTALREAGLSVPEDVSLVGYDDIPFARDLWPPLTTVRVPYEELGRLAVRTALRSAGVGDEHLLLGTHVVVRGSVGVVGGVASAG from the coding sequence ATGACGAGGAAGAGCGCCGAAGGCGGGGGCCGCACCACGATCCGGGACGTCGCGGCGCGGGCCGGGGTCTCGGCGGCGACGGTGTCACGGGTGCTCGGCGGGGTGTACCCGGTGAGCGCGGCGACCCGTACGCAGGTCCTGCGGGTCGTCCGGGAACTGGACTACGTCGCCGACGCCCGCGCCAAGGCGATCGCCGGCGCCGGCACCCCCACCCTCGGCTTCGTCCTCGACGACATCACCGGCCCGTCGTTCGCGCTGATGGCCCACGGTGTGGAGCGGGAGGCGACCCGGCTCGGGCATCTGTGCCTGGTGTGCAGCACCGACGGTGACGCGGCGCACGAGTCGGACTTCATCGAGACGATGCGGGCGCAGCGGGCCGCCGCGGTCATCCTCGTCGGCGGCGGCGCGGACACCCCCGAGTACCGCTCGCGCACCGCGCGGTTCGCCGACGCGCTGGCGGCGGCCGGGTCCCGGCTCGTGCTGTGCGGACGGCCGCCGCTCGATCCGGGGGCACCGGTCACGGTCATCGAGTACGACAACGAGGGCGGCGCGTACGCCCTGTGCGCGCATGTCCTGTCCCGGGGCCACCGGCGGATCCTCTTCCTCGGCGGCGAGCCGGAGCACACCACGGCGCAGGGGCGTGAGCGCGGGTATCTGGCGGCCCATCACGCGCGGGGGGTCGAGGCGGACCCCGCGCTGCGGCTGGCCGGGGACTTCACCCGGGACTCCGGATACCGGTCGATGCGGCGGGCGTTGGAGACGGGGCTCGACTTCACGGCGGTGATGGCGGCGACGGACATGGTCGCGGCGGGGGCACTGACCGCGCTGCGTGAGGCGGGGTTGTCGGTGCCGGAGGACGTGTCGCTGGTGGGGTACGACGACATTCCGTTCGCGCGGGATCTGTGGCCGCCGCTGACGACCGTGCGGGTGCCGTACGAGGAGTTGGGGCGGCTGGCGGTGCGGACGGCACTGCGCTCCGCTGGAGTGGGGGACGAGCACCTGTTGCTGGGGACGCATGTGGTGGTGCGGGGGTCTGTGGGGGTGGTCGGCGGAGTCGCGTCTGCCGGGTGA
- the mmuM gene encoding homocysteine S-methyltransferase codes for MTSNAPGALPHLPGPPISPFAAALAAEVLVLDGGMSNQLHAAGHDLSDELWSARLLVEHPEAITEAHLAYYEAGASVAITASYQATFEGFGKRGIPHERSAELMALSVELAVDAAVEAGAKSGAPGGGAQDGTRPLLVAASVGPYGAMLADGSEYRGRYGLSVAELERFHRPRLEVLAAARPDVLALETIPDTDEAEALLRAIRGLDVPAWLSYTVAGDRTRAGQPLEEAFALAADAEEVVAVGVNCCSPDDVDGAIETAVRVTGKPVVVYPNSGEVWDATARAWTGRSTFTTAQVEAWRTAGARLIGGCCRVGPEAIAAIARACVGL; via the coding sequence ATGACCAGCAACGCACCCGGCGCCCTCCCGCACCTCCCCGGCCCGCCCATCAGCCCCTTCGCCGCGGCCCTCGCCGCCGAGGTCCTCGTCCTCGACGGCGGTATGTCCAACCAGCTGCACGCGGCCGGGCACGACCTGAGCGACGAACTCTGGTCCGCGCGGCTGCTCGTGGAGCACCCGGAGGCGATCACCGAGGCGCACCTCGCCTACTACGAGGCGGGCGCGAGCGTGGCGATCACCGCCAGCTACCAGGCCACCTTCGAGGGCTTCGGCAAGCGCGGCATCCCGCACGAGCGGTCGGCCGAACTCATGGCCCTGAGCGTGGAGCTGGCCGTGGACGCGGCGGTCGAGGCCGGGGCGAAGAGCGGCGCGCCCGGCGGCGGCGCGCAGGACGGCACGCGCCCGCTGCTGGTGGCCGCCTCGGTCGGCCCGTACGGGGCGATGCTCGCGGACGGCTCCGAGTACCGGGGCCGGTACGGACTGAGCGTGGCCGAACTGGAACGGTTCCACCGCCCCCGTCTGGAGGTGCTGGCCGCCGCCCGCCCCGACGTCCTGGCCCTGGAGACCATCCCGGACACCGACGAGGCGGAGGCGCTGCTGCGGGCGATCCGCGGACTGGACGTGCCCGCCTGGCTGTCCTACACCGTGGCCGGTGACCGCACCCGCGCCGGTCAGCCGCTGGAGGAGGCCTTCGCGCTCGCCGCCGACGCCGAGGAGGTCGTCGCCGTCGGGGTGAACTGCTGCTCGCCCGACGACGTGGACGGCGCGATCGAGACGGCCGTCCGGGTCACCGGCAAACCGGTCGTCGTCTATCCGAACAGCGGCGAGGTCTGGGACGCCACCGCACGGGCCTGGACCGGGCGGTCGACGTTCACCACCGCACAGGTGGAGGCGTGGCGGACGGCCGGGGCCCGGCTGATCGGCGGCTGCTGCCGGGTCGGGCCCGAGGCGATCGCGGCCATCGCCAGGGCCTGTGTGGGGTTGTGA